The segment TTGGATAGATGGAGATTACTTCGTTCAGAGCGTGCGCGCAGTGCGCCGCTCCCTCATTGCCATCCAGCGTTACCATCTTTTTTTCTGACATGATCTCTTTCCTCCCATATTTTACAAACATTCAGACGATTCGTGTTGAGGCTATTATACAGCTATTATAAAAATTTTACATGTCGCCTTAATTTTTTTTAGATATAAAGATCCGGCGGCCGCAGTGATACTGATGGGCCGCCGGATTTTAGTGATGCTCTATCTCCTGTGTGGGTAGGAGGCGGTAAGCCTTATTTGTACCAGTCCAGAAGTTTTTTAAGCTCGGCTTTGAGCGAATCGACGATCTGCGGCTGCGGCTTTACGAGCGGCAGGAGGGGGTCTCCGCAGTCGATGCCGATCATCTTCATCGCCTCTTTGAGGGGGCCTGGGTTCGACTCGGCGAAGATCAGGCGCAGCACCGGCGTCGCCTTGATGACGATCTCGGAGGCCTTTTTGAGCTCTCCAGCCTCAATGAGGTCGAAGAGGTCGGCCCAGAGCTTCGGCAGCAGGTTTGAGGTGGCGAGGATGCCGCCCTGCGCACCGCAGGATATCTCCTGATAGAAGAGGAACTCTTCGCCGGTGAGGACGGAGGTGCGCTCGCGGACCTTGGAGAGGAGTTCGAGGACCTGTCCCATGTTCGGGCAGCATTCTTTCATGGCGACGATCTGATGTCTCTCGTCGCTGTCAAGCAGGCGTTCCACCGTTTCTGGGAGCATGTTTACGCCCGTGCGGTAGGGGATGTTGTAGAGCACGAGGGGCAGGTCGACGTTTTTCATCACCTGGCGGTAGTAGTCGTAGATTCCCTGCTGGTTGGCGACGACATAGTAGGGGGTGACGACCATGACCGCGTCGGCGCCAAGCTCCTTGCACTTGTTGCCCATCTCGATCGCTTCGGGAAGGCCGGGGCCGATGATGCCGGCGACGACGGGTACGCGTCCTTTGTTGGCCGCGATCGTCATTTTGACGGCGTCAATACGCTGTTCGTTGGTGAGGGCGCAGTATTCGCCGGTACCGCCGAGGGCGACGAGTCCCGCGGTCCTGTTTTCGATGACGAAGTTTACAAGTTTGTCCATCGCCGCCTCATTGACCTTGCCGTCCATGACGGGGGTGCAGAGCGCTGTGTAGATACCTCTTACCTTTTCCATTTCAAGACACACTCCTTATGTGTGAGATTTTATTTTTCCCGACTTTCTGTCCGTTACAGCCGGTTCGGGGCCGGTGGTTTCTGCTTTGTGTACGGGCAAAGTGCCAACAGTAATCCTTCCGGAGAACGGAGACTTTTGCGCCGTCTCCGAAAGGATTTTGTTTCGTTATTAAGTTTTTGCCGCGCGCCGCCCCCGTCCGCCTCAGCGGAGGTTAAATATTTTTACGGGGGGTCAGCTGCGAATGTGTCTGCTGCCCCTATCTGCCGAGCAGGGCGAGAGAGAACCAGGGAACATAGGTGAACAGCTGGAGGCAGATGATCATCGCGAGGATGAAGGGCACCAGCCTCTTGGCGATCGCCCCGACGCTCTGTTTGGATATGGTCGCCGAAATGAAGAGGTTGCAGCCATAGGGCGGCGTCGAGAAGCCGATCGCGAGCGCGATGGAGATCATCATGCCGAACTGGATCGGGTCCATGCCGAGCTGTTTCACGATCGGCAGGAATATCGGCGTGAGGATGATCGTCGAAGAGATGTTGTCGACGAAGCAGCCGATGATGAGGAAGATGATGTTCATGAAGAGCAGCACGAGGAATTTACTGTGCGCGTATCCTAAGATGAATCCGCCGATCCTGATCGGTATCCTCTCCATCGCGAGATAGGAGGCGAAGGAGGTGGCGAGGCCCACCATGAAGAGCGTCGCGCCGATGACGAGGACGGCGTCTTTGAAGGCGGTCATCGTCACCTCGTAGTTGAGCTCTTTATAGATGAACTTGCCGACGAAGAGCGCGTAAACCGTCGCGACGACGGCCGATTCCGTCGGCGTGAAGATGCCGCCGTAGATGCCGCCGAGGATTATTATCGGGACAAAGAGCGCCCAGATGGAG is part of the Cloacibacillus sp. genome and harbors:
- the dapA gene encoding 4-hydroxy-tetrahydrodipicolinate synthase; its protein translation is MEKVRGIYTALCTPVMDGKVNEAAMDKLVNFVIENRTAGLVALGGTGEYCALTNEQRIDAVKMTIAANKGRVPVVAGIIGPGLPEAIEMGNKCKELGADAVMVVTPYYVVANQQGIYDYYRQVMKNVDLPLVLYNIPYRTGVNMLPETVERLLDSDERHQIVAMKECCPNMGQVLELLSKVRERTSVLTGEEFLFYQEISCGAQGGILATSNLLPKLWADLFDLIEAGELKKASEIVIKATPVLRLIFAESNPGPLKEAMKMIGIDCGDPLLPLVKPQPQIVDSLKAELKKLLDWYK